The Sulfurimonas lithotrophica genome includes a region encoding these proteins:
- a CDS encoding DsbA family protein: protein MSLMLKLLAITLLSSTFVYATSNKQVEDFLYKNFKSNPNIKSIKIGVSSKVKIKQMPQWEAFIVDVDATVKGDRKVKQKMIWFSNGIVMSPDLIDIKTNKSLKDSVSPKLEAKHYKKENLIYGNENAKHKVAIFSDPLCPFCRSYVPEAIEYMKKQPENFALYYYHFPLPSLHPAAVELSKAAIAAELQGVKDVVLKLYNVKLDSKERNVSKILKAFNDAVGTKITEKDLKDSSVVKHFEQDRNIADDVMVQGTPTIFFDGVKDKSKKKYLGVK from the coding sequence ATGTCATTGATGTTGAAATTATTAGCGATAACTCTACTAAGTAGTACGTTTGTTTATGCTACAAGCAATAAACAAGTTGAAGATTTTTTATATAAAAATTTTAAAAGTAATCCAAATATAAAATCTATAAAGATTGGTGTAAGTTCAAAAGTAAAAATAAAGCAAATGCCGCAATGGGAAGCTTTTATCGTTGATGTTGATGCAACGGTTAAAGGTGATAGAAAAGTTAAACAGAAGATGATATGGTTTTCAAACGGAATAGTGATGTCTCCTGATTTAATCGATATAAAAACAAATAAATCATTAAAAGACAGTGTCTCTCCAAAATTAGAAGCTAAGCACTATAAAAAAGAAAATCTTATTTACGGAAATGAAAATGCCAAGCACAAAGTAGCTATATTTTCCGACCCGCTATGCCCGTTTTGCCGCTCTTATGTTCCAGAAGCGATAGAATATATGAAAAAGCAACCGGAGAATTTTGCTCTTTATTATTACCATTTTCCGTTGCCGTCATTGCATCCGGCTGCAGTTGAACTTTCAAAAGCAGCTATAGCAGCAGAACTTCAAGGCGTTAAGGATGTAGTTTTAAAACTCTACAATGTCAAACTTGATTCAAAAGAACGTAACGTATCCAAAATTTTAAAAGCATTTAACGATGCAGTAGGTACAAAAATAACCGAGAAAGATTTAAAAGATTCGAGTGTAGTTAAACATTTTGAACAAGATCGTAATATAGCAGATGACGTTATGGTTCAAGGTACACCGACAATATTTTTTGACGGTGTAAAAGATAAATCAAAGAAAAAATATTTAGGTGTAAAATAG
- the hemC gene encoding hydroxymethylbilane synthase, translating to MDKLVIATRVSDLALWQAYHVKERVEASFPNIEVELNKIVSNGDKVLDKPLALIGGKGHFTKELEDEMLAGNAHLAVHSLKDVPTYIPDGLELVSVTQRQDQSDVFLSHKYKSLEELPQGSVVGTTSLRRRMQLLQKRPDLKVKDLRGNVNTRLRKLAEGQYDAIILAFIGLHRLDLLKDIPHTQKLSLDMMIPPMGQAALGIEIVQGNDKVREIAESLKDEDTFICTQIERDFISKIGAGCSAPVACNAVKNANEITFRVMLGFPDGTNVMQEKVVCDASECENLGSELAQKMIDNGALELLKRAEDTAFKEEMPQRL from the coding sequence ATGGATAAACTCGTAATTGCGACAAGGGTTTCAGATTTAGCTTTATGGCAAGCTTATCATGTAAAAGAAAGGGTGGAAGCTTCATTTCCGAATATAGAAGTTGAGTTAAACAAAATAGTAAGTAACGGTGATAAGGTTTTGGATAAACCACTTGCTTTAATAGGCGGAAAAGGTCACTTTACAAAAGAACTTGAAGATGAGATGCTTGCAGGCAATGCACACTTGGCAGTACACTCTTTAAAAGATGTACCGACATATATACCTGATGGTTTAGAACTTGTATCCGTAACACAGCGTCAAGATCAAAGTGACGTATTTTTATCTCATAAGTATAAAAGTCTGGAAGAACTGCCTCAAGGTTCAGTAGTTGGAACAACAAGTCTTAGACGCCGTATGCAGCTTTTACAAAAAAGACCTGATTTAAAAGTAAAAGATTTACGTGGAAACGTAAATACCAGACTTAGAAAACTAGCAGAAGGGCAATATGATGCCATTATATTAGCTTTCATCGGTTTGCATAGATTAGACTTACTAAAAGATATACCTCATACGCAAAAACTATCACTTGATATGATGATACCGCCTATGGGTCAGGCAGCACTTGGTATAGAGATAGTTCAAGGTAATGATAAAGTACGCGAAATAGCAGAGTCTTTAAAAGATGAAGATACATTTATCTGTACTCAAATAGAGAGAGACTTTATATCTAAAATCGGAGCAGGGTGTTCAGCTCCTGTTGCTTGTAATGCCGTTAAAAATGCAAATGAGATTACTTTTAGAGTTATGCTTGGGTTTCCCGATGGCACAAACGTGATGCAGGAAAAAGTAGTTTGTGATGCAAGTGAGTGTGAAAATTTAGGTAGTGAATTAGCTCAAAAGATGATAGACAACGGGGCACTGGAACTACTTAAACGTGCCGAAGATACTGCATTTAAAGAAGAGATGCCTCAAAGATTATAA
- a CDS encoding polyprenyl synthetase family protein has product MQRVEDEILRLIDECDYSEVTRLFKNLSGGKRLRAKLILKIASNHEMAPLLAAIVELIHAASLLHDDVIDEADTRRGVASVNATDGSKTAVMLGDILYSKAFTELVNFDKDIAKTIASSVTALSKGEMMDVKMADEFNADEDKYLDMLYLKTATLIEAAAAAAAMLVGKDVEAHAIYGKNLGLSFQIIDDILDITQDSATLGKPALNDFVEGKCTLPYIYLHRKLDDSDKKRLESLHAKKLDENDSVWIKEKMQEYKTVEQSFELAALLSDEAKGVMSADAELVAILDSMIKRSF; this is encoded by the coding sequence ATGCAAAGAGTAGAAGATGAAATACTAAGGCTAATAGACGAGTGTGACTATAGTGAAGTTACACGCCTATTTAAAAATTTAAGCGGTGGAAAAAGACTTCGTGCAAAGCTAATATTAAAAATAGCTTCAAATCATGAAATGGCTCCGCTTTTAGCTGCAATAGTTGAACTTATACATGCAGCAAGTCTGCTTCACGATGATGTAATAGATGAAGCAGATACTCGCCGCGGCGTAGCTTCGGTTAATGCGACTGATGGCAGTAAAACGGCGGTAATGCTTGGAGATATATTATATTCAAAAGCTTTTACCGAACTTGTTAATTTTGATAAAGATATCGCAAAAACTATAGCATCATCTGTAACGGCATTATCCAAGGGTGAAATGATGGATGTTAAAATGGCTGATGAATTTAATGCAGACGAAGACAAATATCTCGATATGCTTTATCTAAAAACTGCTACACTTATAGAAGCTGCTGCTGCAGCTGCGGCAATGCTTGTAGGAAAAGATGTAGAAGCTCATGCAATCTATGGTAAAAACCTTGGTCTGTCTTTTCAAATTATAGATGACATTTTAGATATCACTCAAGATTCTGCTACTCTTGGTAAACCTGCACTAAATGACTTTGTAGAAGGTAAATGTACACTGCCTTATATCTATCTTCATAGAAAGTTGGATGATTCGGATAAAAAACGTCTTGAGTCTCTTCATGCCAAAAAATTAGATGAAAACGACAGTGTTTGGATAAAAGAGAAAATGCAAGAATATAAAACGGTAGAACAGTCCTTTGAGTTGGCGGCACTGCTTTCAGATGAAGCTAAAGGCGTTATGTCTGCAGATGCCGAGCTTGTAGCTATACTAGATTCAATGATAAAAAGAAGTTTCTGA
- a CDS encoding BatD family protein, whose product MKNNLGKILIILIIIFINLDAKEYIWSASINKKQAYVNEAVHLHYSCKFNSRDELHVIEFNPVGTYKDYDIYLLSESENIIDGKRVNDFEFVAFLKKAGLIEFNFDVLMKKTNQDSINNTVLGRDNADYEQFSKKLIKQKKLSIDVLANDITLLGDFEFKVKKDKTSIDAYEPYHFELIIEGTGNLDKLEDIDLKIPGAKVFTSRAQKNYVLTEDGYKGKWSQKFAIVSSENFEFPNISYEFYEKKSNTLKSYEIKSFEVKVKELYKKEDLLDDVKEERNIFKTEYLYYILIFISGFLAGKIKISKNSKDEKKGDLTHKVQSCKTLDELLVLLIIIDSVKYSDLIKKLESKELSLLEAKKQLSK is encoded by the coding sequence GTGAAAAACAACCTTGGTAAGATACTGATAATACTAATAATAATTTTTATAAACCTAGATGCCAAAGAGTACATTTGGAGTGCGTCTATAAATAAAAAACAAGCATATGTAAATGAAGCCGTGCATCTACACTATAGCTGTAAGTTTAATTCAAGAGACGAGCTACATGTAATAGAGTTTAATCCTGTAGGTACTTACAAAGATTACGATATTTATCTCTTAAGCGAGAGTGAAAATATCATAGACGGCAAACGCGTAAATGATTTTGAATTTGTCGCTTTTTTAAAAAAAGCGGGCTTAATAGAATTTAATTTTGATGTTTTGATGAAAAAAACAAATCAAGACTCCATAAACAATACTGTACTTGGTCGTGACAATGCCGACTATGAACAATTTAGCAAAAAACTTATAAAACAGAAAAAACTGAGCATCGATGTCTTAGCAAACGATATTACGCTTCTTGGTGATTTTGAATTTAAAGTAAAAAAAGATAAAACGAGCATCGATGCTTATGAACCTTACCATTTTGAACTAATCATAGAGGGTACGGGTAATCTTGATAAACTAGAAGATATAGATTTAAAAATACCCGGTGCAAAAGTATTTACATCTAGGGCACAAAAGAATTATGTGTTGACAGAAGATGGTTATAAGGGAAAATGGAGTCAAAAATTCGCCATAGTTTCATCTGAAAACTTTGAATTTCCAAATATTAGCTATGAGTTTTATGAGAAAAAATCAAATACTTTAAAATCATATGAGATAAAATCTTTTGAAGTAAAGGTAAAAGAGTTATATAAAAAAGAAGATCTTTTAGATGATGTTAAAGAGGAAAGAAATATTTTTAAAACAGAGTATCTGTACTATATTTTAATTTTTATCAGTGGTTTTTTAGCAGGTAAAATAAAAATAAGTAAAAATTCCAAAGACGAAAAAAAAGGTGATTTAACTCATAAAGTACAATCTTGTAAAACTTTGGATGAGTTATTAGTATTGTTAATAATTATAGATTCTGTAAAATACAGTGACTTGATAAAAAAGCTTGAATCTAAAGAGTTGTCTTTATTAGAAGCTAAAAAACAACTTAGTAAATAG
- a CDS encoding VWA domain-containing protein has product MSAKKSLKNIEWIIKILIFIFLVVALASPILIDKTNPLNRHGKDIVLAIDASGSMNSSGFAEDEEELKGKSRFEITKHIAKSFINTRQSDNIGVVMFGDFAFIASPITYEKNIIVDMLDLLTQGMAGQNTAIGEAIAIGVRAFKHSRAKSKIIILLSDGEHNSGTISPKEAVKIAKDKDVKIYTIAIGKKGEADESLLMKIALDSDAHFYYASNAKELKAVYENIDKLESSKIKSREYLLKDYLYEIFLLLATALLIYLIYREIKR; this is encoded by the coding sequence ATGAGTGCAAAAAAAAGTTTAAAAAATATAGAGTGGATAATAAAGATACTGATTTTTATATTTTTGGTCGTAGCTTTAGCTTCCCCTATTTTAATAGATAAAACAAACCCTCTTAACCGTCACGGAAAAGATATAGTCTTAGCAATAGATGCAAGCGGTTCTATGAACTCATCCGGTTTTGCCGAGGATGAGGAAGAGTTAAAGGGAAAAAGCCGCTTTGAAATAACAAAACATATAGCAAAAAGTTTTATAAATACAAGACAAAGCGATAATATAGGTGTAGTAATGTTTGGTGATTTTGCTTTTATTGCATCTCCGATAACTTATGAGAAAAATATTATTGTAGATATGCTTGATCTGTTGACTCAGGGTATGGCAGGACAAAATACGGCAATCGGTGAAGCTATAGCTATAGGTGTGCGTGCTTTTAAACACTCACGTGCAAAAAGTAAGATAATAATACTCCTTAGTGACGGTGAACACAATAGCGGAACGATAAGCCCAAAAGAAGCGGTAAAAATAGCAAAAGATAAAGATGTTAAGATATATACGATTGCCATTGGGAAAAAAGGTGAGGCTGATGAATCCCTACTTATGAAAATAGCATTAGATAGTGATGCACATTTTTATTATGCATCCAATGCTAAAGAGTTAAAAGCGGTATATGAAAATATTGATAAACTGGAGAGTTCAAAGATAAAAAGCAGAGAGTATTTGTTAAAAGATTATCTTTATGAGATATTTTTACTCTTAGCTACAGCACTTTTAATCTACTTAATATACAGGGAGATAAAAAGATGA
- the proS gene encoding proline--tRNA ligase encodes MRRSKAFIPTTKEAPSDAVLASHIFLSRAGFISQVASGLYSYMPLAKKVIRKIENVIHEEMANVGAQEVELSFVAPSDLWIESGRIDKFGKELLRFYDRKEKLFVLGPTHEEMMVDLVRNRITSYKNLPLNLYQIKTKFRDEVRPRFGLMRGREFIMKDGYSFHASVEDLDREFNALEDAYKRIIKRLGLDFRVVEADSGAIGGTGSKELMVLADSGEDTIAVCDKCEYGANIEVFMDMEELGEDFDASSVSDIKELKGDDNCPHCDGKLSLTKGIEVGHIFKLGTTYSKALKAEFLDEEGKSKPFIMGTYGMGVSRLVAAVIEQHHDENGCIWTKETAPYTINIMISNVKDEAQNTLGEELYLKLLGENIEVMIDDRKDRFGFKMKDAELIGFPFTVIIGKELENGIVQIFNRATREKISVPSGEIYKKIMELI; translated from the coding sequence GTGAGAAGATCTAAGGCATTTATTCCAACAACTAAAGAAGCACCTAGTGATGCGGTACTGGCTAGTCATATATTTTTGTCGCGTGCGGGTTTTATTTCGCAAGTCGCTTCGGGGTTATACTCTTATATGCCCTTAGCTAAAAAAGTAATAAGAAAAATAGAAAACGTTATACATGAAGAGATGGCAAATGTGGGTGCACAAGAAGTTGAGTTAAGCTTTGTTGCTCCGAGTGATTTATGGATTGAGAGTGGTAGGATAGATAAGTTTGGAAAAGAACTTTTAAGATTTTATGATAGAAAAGAAAAGCTTTTTGTTCTTGGACCTACACATGAAGAGATGATGGTTGATTTAGTTCGTAATCGTATAACATCTTATAAAAACCTTCCATTAAATCTATATCAAATAAAAACAAAGTTCCGTGATGAAGTAAGACCTCGTTTTGGTCTTATGCGCGGGCGTGAATTTATTATGAAAGACGGTTACAGTTTTCATGCATCTGTAGAAGATTTAGATAGAGAATTTAATGCACTTGAAGATGCATATAAAAGAATTATAAAACGTCTTGGACTTGACTTTAGAGTTGTTGAAGCTGATAGCGGTGCAATCGGTGGAACAGGTTCAAAAGAGTTAATGGTGCTTGCAGATAGCGGTGAAGATACTATTGCCGTGTGTGACAAATGTGAGTATGGTGCGAACATAGAAGTTTTTATGGATATGGAAGAACTCGGTGAAGATTTTGATGCAAGCAGTGTTAGTGATATAAAAGAGTTAAAAGGTGATGACAACTGTCCACACTGTGATGGTAAACTCTCTCTTACAAAAGGGATAGAGGTCGGGCATATCTTTAAACTAGGTACTACATACTCAAAAGCCTTAAAAGCAGAGTTTTTGGATGAAGAAGGAAAAAGCAAACCCTTTATAATGGGTACATACGGGATGGGTGTATCTCGTCTTGTTGCAGCCGTAATTGAACAGCATCATGATGAAAACGGTTGTATTTGGACCAAGGAGACTGCTCCTTATACTATTAATATTATGATCTCAAATGTTAAAGATGAAGCACAAAATACTTTAGGTGAAGAACTTTATTTAAAACTTTTAGGTGAAAATATAGAAGTTATGATTGATGACAGAAAAGATAGATTTGGTTTTAAAATGAAAGATGCTGAGTTAATTGGTTTTCCATTCACTGTTATAATTGGAAAAGAGTTAGAAAACGGTATAGTTCAAATATTTAACAGAGCTACAAGAGAAAAAATTTCTGTACCCTCGGGAGAGATTTATAAAAAAATTATGGAATTAATTTAA
- a CDS encoding FxsA family protein produces the protein MIYFIVYLFLEVLLSVNISSYIGGLWTFFEILLSAFIGIYILVNFKESLRENLTAVSYNCIDLQEFQSLNLFTLIGAVFLIIPGFLTDILGVLMQFSVFTTMFVNRYQMHKTNSCRKEDQEFNSYNSHITKESDVIDVEIISDNSTK, from the coding sequence ATGATATATTTTATCGTTTATCTGTTTTTAGAGGTGCTTTTATCGGTTAATATTTCATCGTATATAGGTGGATTATGGACTTTTTTTGAAATACTTCTAAGCGCTTTTATAGGCATATACATATTAGTAAATTTTAAAGAGTCTCTTCGTGAAAATCTTACGGCAGTCTCTTATAACTGTATAGACTTGCAGGAGTTCCAAAGTTTAAATCTTTTTACTTTAATCGGTGCCGTTTTTCTTATAATACCGGGTTTTTTAACAGATATCCTCGGTGTACTTATGCAGTTTAGTGTTTTTACTACTATGTTTGTAAATAGATATCAAATGCATAAGACTAACTCATGTAGAAAAGAAGATCAAGAATTTAATTCGTATAACTCACATATTACAAAGGAATCAGATGTCATTGATGTTGAAATTATTAGCGATAACTCTACTAAGTAG
- a CDS encoding thioredoxin family protein codes for MIEIENDLNIVMDAEFEKGNFVILQFTSELCDACSALEMELEDIEEDHNDVSILSIDVSENESAVEYYDVYQTPTMIIFNNQREVLFNGIGVMLSQDIEKLLGK; via the coding sequence ATGATAGAGATTGAAAATGATTTAAACATAGTAATGGATGCCGAATTTGAAAAAGGTAACTTTGTTATTTTACAGTTCACATCCGAGCTTTGTGATGCCTGCTCAGCTTTAGAGATGGAACTTGAGGATATAGAAGAAGACCATAACGATGTATCAATACTTTCAATCGATGTTAGTGAAAATGAATCTGCAGTAGAATATTATGATGTTTACCAGACACCGACTATGATAATTTTTAATAATCAAAGAGAGGTTCTTTTTAACGGTATAGGCGTTATGCTCTCGCAAGATATTGAAAAGTTATTGGGTAAATAG
- the hemA gene encoding glutamyl-tRNA reductase produces MHYLTVSFSHKNSTIEIREKLTYPNEKSVNGCLTKLNSSDEINETILISTCNRMEIFCSCSDIVAAKEHVFNMLSERAGISIEELQERADVYDDSTAIHHLFSVASALDSIVIGETQIAGQLKDAFRFSYDKGHCDKKIARAVKSAFKCAAKVRNMTDISSKPVSVASVAVSKLKSVLDDIEGKKTLVIGVGEMSEITAKHMISHGADVYIMNRTKQKAQILADEVGAKVYDYGQLDKAVNEFEILYTATSSNTPIITDDMIKLCNYQRFWFDLAVPRDISCSYTGMIQLFTVDDLKSIVEENKGIKEGEARKAHGIVGRSVVEFFEWLDALNVEPMIKDIYKKAYKTAEIESKRAINNGYLPKEYEVQAKKMAEQTLKRFLHDMTSKMREVSTEPKSDSISGVMQMLANSENDSIPDKYKNMEKK; encoded by the coding sequence ATGCATTATTTAACGGTAAGTTTTTCACATAAAAATTCGACTATTGAGATTAGAGAGAAGTTAACATATCCAAATGAGAAAAGTGTAAACGGCTGTCTTACAAAACTAAACTCTTCAGATGAGATAAACGAAACTATCCTTATCTCAACCTGTAACAGGATGGAGATATTTTGTTCATGTAGCGATATTGTTGCGGCAAAAGAACACGTGTTTAACATGTTAAGCGAGAGGGCCGGCATATCTATTGAAGAGCTTCAGGAAAGAGCTGACGTATATGATGACTCTACTGCTATTCATCATCTTTTCTCGGTAGCATCCGCCCTTGATTCAATAGTAATCGGAGAGACGCAGATCGCGGGTCAGTTAAAAGATGCATTTAGATTCTCTTATGATAAAGGTCACTGTGATAAAAAGATAGCACGTGCGGTAAAGTCTGCTTTTAAGTGTGCCGCAAAAGTCAGAAATATGACAGATATATCTTCAAAACCGGTATCGGTTGCATCTGTTGCCGTTTCAAAACTAAAGTCTGTTTTAGACGATATCGAAGGTAAAAAAACTTTGGTTATCGGTGTAGGCGAGATGAGTGAGATAACTGCAAAACATATGATTTCCCACGGTGCCGACGTATATATAATGAATCGTACAAAACAAAAAGCACAAATACTCGCAGATGAAGTGGGTGCAAAAGTTTACGACTACGGTCAGCTTGATAAAGCAGTGAATGAATTTGAAATACTTTATACGGCTACAAGCTCAAACACTCCGATTATCACAGACGATATGATTAAACTGTGTAACTACCAAAGATTTTGGTTTGATCTTGCCGTTCCAAGAGATATAAGCTGTTCATATACGGGTATGATACAGCTTTTTACTGTTGATGATTTAAAATCTATCGTAGAAGAGAACAAAGGTATAAAAGAGGGTGAAGCCAGAAAAGCTCACGGAATAGTGGGTCGTAGCGTTGTAGAATTTTTTGAATGGTTGGATGCTTTAAATGTTGAACCTATGATAAAAGATATTTATAAAAAAGCATATAAAACGGCTGAGATAGAATCAAAACGTGCAATTAACAACGGTTATTTACCTAAAGAGTATGAGGTTCAGGCTAAAAAGATGGCTGAACAAACATTAAAAAGATTTCTTCACGATATGACATCAAAGATGCGTGAAGTATCAACAGAGCCAAAGTCAGACAGTATAAGCGGTGTTATGCAGATGCTTGCAAACAGTGAAAATGACAGTATTCCTGATAAATATAAAAATATGGAGAAAAAATAG
- a CDS encoding M48 family metallopeptidase, with amino-acid sequence MLMTIVTVYSIYVLISIYVSIMQIGYINEVKNKEAVLLSPSEFLKAASYSVAKEKLSIFTTFFDYLFFIAWMSFGISYLSNNIFFENEAVLNIAIVMGFVIVNSILSLPVSYYEKFVLDAKYGFNKSSMGLWVKDTLISFVMTLIFGSLVVWGIYEIISSFTLWWLWSFLFIFAVVVLINMLYPAFRAMFFDKLTPLKDEELDAEIKSLMDKTGFKSSGVFVSDASKRDSRLNAYFGGFGKAKRVVLFDTLIEKLTTKELLAVLGHELGHFAHGDIYKNIALVGGMLFVMFGIFGNLPESLYLELGISQEPYLVMILLMLFMPVLGFIMMPVMGIVSRHNEYEADRMGSELGGAGGEVELANALKKLVEENKSFPLSHPLYVFFHYTHPPVMERLRELGVDI; translated from the coding sequence ATGTTAATGACAATTGTCACAGTTTATTCTATTTACGTACTAATCTCTATATATGTGAGTATTATGCAGATAGGTTATATTAATGAAGTTAAAAATAAAGAAGCAGTACTGTTAAGTCCGAGTGAATTTTTAAAAGCTGCTTCTTACTCGGTAGCTAAAGAAAAACTATCTATTTTTACGACATTTTTTGATTATCTGTTTTTCATTGCATGGATGAGTTTTGGTATTTCATATTTATCAAATAACATATTCTTTGAAAATGAAGCTGTTTTAAATATAGCAATTGTTATGGGTTTTGTAATTGTAAACTCTATATTGTCACTTCCTGTATCTTACTATGAAAAGTTTGTACTGGATGCTAAGTACGGGTTTAACAAATCCAGTATGGGCTTATGGGTAAAAGATACCTTAATAAGTTTTGTGATGACCTTGATTTTTGGTTCTTTGGTTGTTTGGGGTATTTATGAAATTATATCAAGCTTTACACTTTGGTGGTTATGGAGCTTTTTATTTATTTTTGCAGTTGTAGTACTTATAAATATGTTATACCCTGCATTTCGTGCAATGTTTTTTGACAAACTGACTCCGCTTAAAGATGAAGAACTGGATGCAGAAATAAAAAGCCTTATGGATAAAACAGGCTTTAAAAGTTCAGGTGTATTTGTAAGCGATGCATCTAAACGTGACTCAAGATTAAATGCATATTTCGGCGGTTTTGGAAAAGCTAAGAGAGTAGTGCTTTTTGATACGCTCATTGAAAAACTTACTACAAAAGAATTACTTGCAGTACTTGGACATGAACTGGGACATTTTGCACACGGAGATATTTATAAAAACATTGCACTTGTCGGGGGTATGCTTTTTGTTATGTTTGGCATCTTCGGTAACCTTCCCGAGTCGCTTTATCTTGAACTTGGAATATCGCAAGAACCTTATTTAGTCATGATTTTACTTATGCTTTTTATGCCTGTTCTTGGATTTATAATGATGCCTGTAATGGGGATAGTAAGCCGTCATAACGAATATGAAGCAGATAGGATGGGAAGTGAACTAGGCGGTGCAGGCGGTGAAGTAGAGCTTGCAAATGCACTAAAAAAACTTGTTGAAGAAAATAAAAGCTTTCCTCTTTCGCATCCTTTATATGTGTTTTTTCATTATACGCATCCGCCTGTAATGGAAAGACTTCGTGAACTTGGAGTAGATATATAA
- a CDS encoding VWA domain-containing protein: MNFLNPEFFWLFLFLLAVYVKKDYKKFNPSTYGYVVTFIFIVIALSRPVIEQEPIKTKQSLNDVVIGVDLSYSMQGEDISPNRLSSAKEYLSNLVKNNTKTRFGVLGFTTNAIVLSPLTQDSELLLHLFNSLDESLIVTKGSSVMPALKLARRLSKSKKLSVVLLTDGGDELNYSDESEFAKENKMTVNIMMLATNSGSTLKLKNGDLLEDEKGDIVVSRANSAIKTIADATGGVYSTNFSDIISALSSQREANINTQVTIVQNKELFYYFIVLAILSFLVSVTSLKRFVIAFLILIGVDVQAFDYKSFYEANRLYTEGKYEKALQKYKQLRSSDALDKSIVFYNIANSYVRLKEFKKARENYMKSLTLHYSLEADENLYFIKDVDEEKQMSTGQQKSVKKSSDAKQKESSEKQKEGGGSNMNVSAASSSASDNSGKKVKSNQSSVDMSNGKAKLSSRQYELINKRGVSEKQPW; encoded by the coding sequence ATGAACTTTTTAAATCCTGAATTTTTTTGGTTGTTTTTATTTTTACTTGCCGTGTATGTAAAAAAAGACTATAAAAAGTTCAATCCAAGTACATACGGATATGTTGTTACATTTATTTTTATTGTTATTGCACTTAGCAGACCTGTAATAGAACAAGAACCTATAAAAACAAAACAATCTTTAAATGATGTAGTCATAGGTGTTGATTTGTCCTACTCGATGCAGGGAGAGGATATAAGTCCAAACAGACTCTCTAGTGCAAAAGAGTATCTCTCTAATCTCGTAAAAAATAATACAAAAACAAGATTTGGAGTACTTGGATTTACAACAAATGCAATAGTGCTTAGTCCACTTACACAAGACAGTGAACTGCTTTTGCATCTGTTTAACTCTTTGGATGAATCACTTATCGTAACTAAAGGCTCCAGTGTAATGCCTGCGTTAAAACTAGCGAGAAGATTATCTAAAAGTAAAAAACTTTCAGTTGTTCTTTTAACCGACGGCGGGGATGAATTAAACTACAGTGATGAATCCGAGTTTGCAAAAGAAAATAAAATGACTGTAAATATTATGATGCTAGCGACAAATAGCGGTTCGACTCTTAAGCTAAAAAACGGAGATTTGCTTGAAGATGAAAAAGGTGATATTGTAGTAAGCCGAGCAAATTCTGCCATCAAAACTATAGCAGATGCAACAGGTGGAGTCTATAGTACAAACTTTAGTGATATAATCTCGGCATTATCATCCCAAAGAGAGGCAAATATTAATACTCAGGTCACTATTGTTCAAAATAAGGAACTTTTTTATTATTTTATTGTTTTGGCAATACTAAGCTTTTTAGTAAGTGTTACAAGTCTAAAAAGATTTGTTATAGCTTTTTTAATTTTAATCGGTGTAGATGTGCAAGCATTTGACTATAAAAGCTTTTATGAGGCAAATAGATTATATACTGAGGGTAAGTATGAAAAAGCCCTGCAAAAGTATAAACAACTTCGCTCTAGCGATGCTTTAGATAAGTCTATAGTTTTTTATAACATTGCAAACAGCTACGTAAGGCTAAAAGAGTTTAAAAAAGCTAGGGAGAACTATATGAAATCACTTACACTTCATTACTCTTTGGAAGCGGATGAAAATCTTTATTTTATAAAAGACGTAGATGAAGAGAAACAGATGAGTACGGGTCAGCAAAAAAGTGTAAAAAAATCTTCAGATGCCAAACAAAAAGAATCAAGTGAAAAGCAAAAAGAGGGTGGCGGCTCAAATATGAATGTAAGTGCAGCCTCAAGTTCCGCAAGCGATAACAGCGGAAAAAAAGTAAAATCAAATCAAAGCTCCGTAGATATGAGTAATGGAAAGGCAAAACTAAGTTCGCGTCAATATGAGTTAATAAATAAAAGGGGTGTAAGTGAAAAACAACCTTGGTAA